The Helicobacter mustelae genome has a segment encoding these proteins:
- a CDS encoding ATP-dependent helicase: protein MPLSNLNDEQRLAATAKMGHNLIIASAGTGKTSTIVGRIAHLFDNQILPESILLLTFTNKAAEEMIARVAKKFGQTKARAIQSGTFHAIAYRYLKEKRNITLKQPRELKILFKSIAEKRVYPSFEGTTPYSAQYLYDLYSLFLNTSKDLDFPSWLREKNPAQEQFALIYEGIFEEFDALKKTFHYADYNDLLLLYREEIQKNPIPYAEVLCDEYQDTNPLQDSLLDALNPQSLFCVGDYDQSIYAFNGADISIIANFTRKYPDAQVFTLSKNYRSSSLILDLANRVIQKNPRIYPKRLEVIKSGDFPPPRLLVYEELFLQYQEIARRIASGNPNFDEVAIIFRNNASADGCEASLRELGVPTKRKGSTSFFDTKEVALMLDLCALLYNPKDMMAFIHTLSYGPQIGSSVAKDIYEAFINLGDGDVALGILSPNAKKPYQTRAKNAQLGLFDDLFLLENAARFDGYLAPTFCSHPILSHPKFTRDSALFLQDFCQLFTNLHKEKNPHILIDAIAKNRFYGRITEMLARERAKNKDGSIDPTRKSDALEKIARKVLLLQNLAKHYDSLGKFLNAMILGASEAVQGSGVNLLSIHASKGLEYEEVYVIDLMEGRFPNTKLIQKGGSLEEERRLFYVAVTRAKTRLYLSYAKSDPMKNLQYQPSVFLLEAGMISKMSL, encoded by the coding sequence ATGCCCTTATCCAATCTCAATGATGAGCAAAGACTCGCTGCCACCGCAAAAATGGGGCATAATCTCATAATCGCTTCCGCTGGCACTGGCAAAACTTCCACGATCGTGGGGCGCATCGCCCATCTTTTTGACAACCAAATTTTGCCTGAGTCTATTTTGTTGCTTACCTTTACCAACAAAGCAGCGGAGGAAATGATTGCCCGCGTAGCAAAAAAATTTGGCCAAACCAAGGCTAGAGCTATTCAGTCTGGCACCTTCCATGCCATAGCCTATCGCTATCTCAAAGAAAAGCGCAATATCACGCTCAAGCAACCCAGAGAGCTAAAAATCCTTTTTAAAAGCATCGCAGAAAAGCGTGTCTATCCAAGCTTTGAGGGCACTACGCCTTATTCTGCTCAGTATCTCTATGACCTCTATTCACTTTTTCTAAACACCTCCAAAGACTTGGATTTTCCCTCCTGGCTACGAGAAAAAAACCCAGCCCAAGAACAGTTTGCTCTAATTTATGAGGGGATTTTTGAGGAATTTGATGCACTAAAAAAAACCTTTCACTACGCAGATTACAATGATCTTCTTTTGCTCTATCGTGAAGAGATTCAAAAAAATCCCATCCCCTATGCTGAGGTGCTTTGTGATGAATATCAAGACACCAACCCCCTGCAAGACTCCCTCCTTGATGCGCTCAATCCTCAAAGCCTTTTTTGCGTGGGGGATTATGACCAGAGTATCTATGCCTTCAATGGTGCAGACATTAGCATCATTGCTAATTTCACTAGAAAATACCCAGATGCCCAGGTTTTCACCCTTAGCAAAAATTATCGCTCCAGCTCGCTCATCCTAGATCTTGCCAATCGGGTGATCCAAAAAAACCCAAGGATCTACCCCAAAAGATTAGAGGTCATCAAAAGCGGTGATTTCCCCCCACCAAGACTCCTTGTCTATGAAGAGCTTTTTTTGCAATACCAAGAGATAGCTAGGCGCATTGCCAGCGGCAATCCTAATTTTGATGAAGTGGCCATCATCTTTCGCAATAATGCCTCTGCTGATGGTTGTGAGGCCTCTTTGCGCGAGCTTGGTGTACCTACCAAACGCAAGGGCAGCACGAGTTTTTTTGATACCAAAGAAGTAGCTCTGATGCTAGATCTCTGTGCTCTTTTGTACAATCCCAAGGATATGATGGCTTTCATCCACACCCTAAGCTATGGCCCCCAGATTGGCAGCTCAGTGGCAAAGGACATCTATGAGGCATTTATCAATCTTGGGGATGGAGATGTAGCGCTTGGGATTTTGTCCCCCAATGCCAAAAAGCCCTACCAAACTCGCGCTAAAAATGCGCAGCTAGGGCTTTTTGATGATTTATTTTTGCTAGAGAATGCTGCGCGCTTTGATGGGTATTTAGCACCTACCTTTTGCTCTCATCCCATACTTTCTCATCCCAAATTCACTCGCGATTCTGCGCTTTTTTTGCAGGATTTTTGCCAGCTCTTTACAAATCTCCATAAGGAAAAAAATCCCCACATTCTGATTGATGCCATTGCAAAAAATAGATTTTATGGGCGCATCACAGAAATGCTAGCTAGGGAGCGCGCCAAAAACAAAGATGGCAGCATCGATCCTACGCGCAAAAGTGATGCCCTAGAAAAGATCGCGCGCAAAGTCTTGTTGCTTCAAAATCTAGCCAAGCATTATGATAGCCTAGGGAAATTCCTCAATGCCATGATTTTGGGTGCATCAGAGGCGGTGCAGGGCAGTGGGGTGAATCTCCTCTCCATCCATGCTAGCAAGGGTCTAGAATACGAAGAGGTCTATGTCATCGATTTGATGGAGGGGCGCTTCCCCAATACCAAACTCATCCAAAAAGGCGGCAGCCTAGAGGAGGAGCGCAGGCTTTTTTATGTCGCAGTGACGCGTGCTAAGACGCGCCTCTATCTCTCCTATGCCAAAAGCGACCCTATGAAAAATCTACAATACCAGCCCTCAGTTTTCTTGCTGGAAGCGGGAATGATTAGCAAAATGTCGCTTTAA
- a CDS encoding restriction endonuclease subunit S: MNRFEKLLQTLCPHGVEFRKLGEVINICKGKQLNKEFLSNYGEYPVMNGGIYASGYWNTYNTNSPKIIISQGGASAGYVNYMTSKFWAGAHCYVIESDSKKVNYKFLFYFLKNKESFLIKSQFGAGIPALNKADIETLPIPLPPLEVQREIVKILDTFTELNTELNTELKLRKKQYEYYRNWLLSFSDVDASKEGAEQRLRDKSYPKALKALLLSLCPHGVEFRKLGEVGEFQKGATISKKNAVPGEVPVIAGGRQPAYYHNHANRIGETIAISSSGAYAGYVSYWNIPVFLSDSFSISPKKENLIPKYLFYWLQVKQDAIYATKSTGGIPHVYSKNLDNLPIPLPPLEVQREIVKILDDFSTLTEDLSSGIPAEIAARKKQYEYYRDKLLTFTPLIKEGE, translated from the coding sequence ATGAATAGATTTGAGAAATTACTCCAAACCCTCTGCCCTCATGGTGTGGAGTTTAGGAAGTTGGGGGAGGTGATAAATATTTGTAAAGGAAAACAACTTAATAAAGAGTTTCTTTCAAATTATGGAGAATATCCTGTTATGAATGGAGGAATTTATGCTTCAGGATATTGGAATACATATAATACAAATTCTCCAAAAATTATTATAAGTCAGGGAGGAGCTTCTGCTGGATATGTGAATTATATGACTTCAAAATTCTGGGCAGGTGCGCATTGTTATGTTATTGAATCCGATTCCAAAAAAGTGAATTACAAATTTCTTTTTTATTTCTTGAAAAATAAAGAAAGCTTTCTTATAAAATCTCAATTTGGTGCTGGTATTCCTGCATTAAATAAAGCAGACATTGAGACTCTCCCCATTCCCCTTCCCCCTCTGGAAGTCCAAAGAGAGATTGTGAAGATTTTAGACACATTTACAGAATTAAATACAGAATTAAATACAGAATTAAAGTTACGCAAAAAGCAGTATGAATACTATCGCAATTGGCTGCTCTCTTTTAGCGATGTGGATGCAAGCAAAGAAGGAGCAGAGCAGAGACTAAGAGATAAATCCTATCCCAAAGCCCTCAAAGCATTGCTACTCTCTCTCTGCCCTCATGGTGTGGAGTTTAGGAAGTTGGGGGAGGTGGGGGAGTTTCAAAAGGGAGCAACGATAAGCAAAAAAAATGCAGTTCCTGGAGAGGTTCCTGTTATTGCTGGAGGAAGACAACCCGCATACTATCACAACCATGCAAATCGCATCGGGGAAACAATAGCAATCTCTTCTAGTGGAGCATATGCTGGCTATGTTAGTTATTGGAATATCCCTGTTTTTCTTTCAGATTCCTTTTCCATCTCTCCAAAAAAAGAAAATTTAATACCAAAGTATCTTTTTTATTGGCTTCAAGTGAAACAGGATGCAATTTATGCAACAAAAAGCACAGGAGGCATTCCTCATGTCTATAGTAAAAATTTAGATAATCTCCCCATTCCCCTTCCCCCTCTGGAAGTCCAAAGAGAGATTGTGAAGATTTTAGATGATTTCTCCACCCTCACAGAGGACCTTAGCTCTGGCATCCCTGCAGAGATTGCTGCAAGAAAAAAGCAATATGAATATTATCGTGACAAACTACTGACCTTCACACCCCTCATAAAGGAGGGAGAATGA
- the hemE gene encoding uroporphyrinogen decarboxylase has protein sequence MIFIDACKRLETPYTPIWMMRQAGRYLEEYRATRAKAGSFLDLCQDVTLATEVTLQPVEILNVDAAILFSDILLIPLEMGLPLEFIAGEGPRFQKSIESYSDVCALKKDAFERLDYVYDTISSVRARLPQDKALIGFCGAPWTLATYMIEGEGSKTYTKSKKMLYANPQTMHYLLKQITDELKGYLTKQIQAGANAVMIFDSWANALAKDAYFEFSWGYMKDIAKHVKMHHPDIPVILFPKGVAGYLKHIDGDFDVFGVDWSTPLELAKTLLGKKYVLQGNLEPCCLYHEDAMEMGVDEILAVMGKKPGHIFNLGHGMLPDLPRENAIKLVELIHQKTKR, from the coding sequence ATGATTTTTATTGATGCTTGCAAGAGATTAGAGACTCCCTATACCCCCATCTGGATGATGCGTCAAGCAGGGAGATACCTAGAAGAATACAGGGCTACGCGCGCGAAGGCGGGAAGTTTCTTAGATCTCTGTCAGGATGTCACACTTGCTACAGAAGTCACCTTGCAGCCTGTGGAGATCTTGAATGTGGATGCAGCGATTTTGTTTAGCGATATCTTGCTTATACCCCTTGAGATGGGTTTGCCTCTAGAGTTTATCGCAGGGGAAGGGCCTAGATTTCAAAAGAGTATTGAGAGTTATTCTGATGTCTGCGCGCTCAAAAAAGATGCGTTTGAAAGGCTAGATTATGTTTATGACACCATTTCTAGCGTGCGCGCTCGCCTCCCCCAAGACAAGGCACTCATTGGCTTTTGTGGTGCTCCTTGGACTTTAGCTACTTATATGATCGAGGGGGAAGGGAGCAAAACCTACACCAAAAGCAAAAAGATGCTCTATGCCAACCCTCAGACCATGCACTACCTGCTAAAACAAATCACAGATGAACTCAAGGGCTATCTTACCAAGCAGATACAAGCTGGGGCTAATGCTGTGATGATCTTTGATTCTTGGGCCAATGCACTGGCAAAAGATGCGTATTTTGAATTTAGTTGGGGCTACATGAAAGACATCGCCAAGCATGTCAAGATGCATCATCCAGATATCCCTGTAATCCTCTTCCCTAAGGGTGTAGCGGGATATCTCAAGCACATCGATGGAGATTTTGATGTATTTGGAGTGGATTGGAGTACCCCGCTTGAGCTTGCAAAAACCTTGCTTGGCAAAAAATATGTCCTGCAGGGCAATCTAGAACCCTGCTGTTTGTATCATGAAGATGCTATGGAGATGGGAGTGGATGAGATTTTGGCCGTGATGGGCAAAAAGCCTGGCCACATCTTCAATCTGGGTCATGGGATGCTGCCTGATTTGCCCAGAGAAAATGCCATAAAACTTGTAGAACTCATCCACCAAAAAACAAAGAGATAA
- a CDS encoding menaquinone biosynthesis family protein, with translation MLSIAHSPDADDLFMYYAIVFGWVESELGQRFENIALDIQSLNQKALLGEFDISAISFGVYPLIRQDYVLLRTGLSFGNGYGPKLIKKKGARLKRNFKVALSGEHTSNALLFSLAYPDARIVYKNFLEIEGAVLGGEVDAGVLIHESILCYDSALEVERELWDIWRDLAKEDLPLPLGGMVLRRSLPLNLAIDIEKTLTKAVRVALSGKEILSAMLLERNLIRVDEKKLDAYLNLYANHDSIELSDLQKKGVEKMFALGYEAGFYDVWIKDCEDYLIPREYEMLRHS, from the coding sequence ATGCTTAGCATAGCGCATAGTCCCGATGCAGATGATTTATTTATGTACTATGCGATTGTCTTTGGCTGGGTGGAGAGCGAGCTAGGGCAGAGATTTGAAAATATCGCTCTAGATATCCAGAGCCTCAATCAAAAAGCACTGCTTGGGGAGTTTGATATCAGTGCGATTTCTTTTGGAGTTTATCCGCTCATTCGTCAAGATTATGTGCTGCTTCGCACAGGTCTTAGCTTTGGCAATGGCTATGGCCCAAAACTCATCAAGAAAAAGGGTGCAAGGCTTAAGCGAAATTTCAAAGTCGCACTCAGTGGGGAGCATACCAGCAATGCGCTGCTTTTTTCTCTGGCATATCCTGATGCGCGCATTGTTTACAAAAATTTCTTAGAGATTGAGGGTGCGGTGCTTGGGGGCGAAGTGGATGCGGGTGTGTTGATTCATGAATCGATTTTATGCTATGATAGCGCCCTTGAGGTAGAGCGTGAGCTCTGGGATATTTGGAGGGATTTGGCAAAAGAAGATTTGCCTCTGCCACTAGGTGGGATGGTGTTGCGCCGATCTCTCCCACTCAATCTGGCAATCGACATCGAAAAAACGCTCACCAAGGCTGTGCGTGTTGCACTAAGCGGCAAAGAGATACTTTCTGCCATGCTTTTGGAGAGAAATCTCATCCGCGTGGATGAAAAGAAGCTAGATGCCTATCTAAACCTCTATGCCAATCACGATTCTATAGAGCTTAGTGATCTGCAAAAAAAGGGGGTGGAGAAGATGTTTGCGCTAGGCTATGAGGCGGGGTTTTATGATGTTTGGATCAAGGATTGTGAGGATTATCTCATCCCTAGAGAATATGAGATGCTGCGCCATAGCTAA